Within the Paracoccus everestensis genome, the region CGAGGTCCATTCGTGGATGTTGCCGATCACATAATCCATCGGCCCTGCCACCAGCCGCCGGAAATCCGCGCGGTGACGGTCCACGCAGAAGGGATCGGACAGCGCGATGCCTGCCTGCCCGCCTGCTTGGTGACAAGACTGCGCGGCCTTCAGGAAAGCCTCCTTCCCCTTGGGCTTGTCGAACAGATAGCCTTCCAGGAACAGCCACCCGGCCCCTTGAAAGACCGAAGGATTCACGTCGTCCGGCCCCAGTTCGGCGGAAATCCCCAGATAGGTGTTCATCGACCGCTCGCCGTCCGGCGTCACCAGGATGATGCTGCGCGACGTGGGCAACTGGTCCCCCGCGACCGGAGGGTTCACGAAGACCGTCCCTGCCGCCTCGGTCTGCTCGGCATAGGACAGGCCCAGCGCATCATTGGCGACCCGCCCGATAAAGGCCGTGCGCAACCCCAGCATCCCGATCCCGGCCAGCGTGTTCGCCACCGACCCCCCCGGCACAAGCCGCGACTGGGCGCGTCCCGGCCCATGGTCGTCGGCCTGCACGGCCATCAGGTATTCCGACCGTTCCCGCTCGATCAGCTGCATGATCCCCTTCTGCACCCCCAGTGCCGCAAGCCGCGCGTCATCGGTGGGCGAGATCACGTCCATCACCGCATTGCCGATGCCGATCACGTAAGGGGTGGTCATGC harbors:
- a CDS encoding adenosine kinase, with the protein product MTTPYVIGIGNAVMDVISPTDDARLAALGVQKGIMQLIERERSEYLMAVQADDHGPGRAQSRLVPGGSVANTLAGIGMLGLRTAFIGRVANDALGLSYAEQTEAAGTVFVNPPVAGDQLPTSRSIILVTPDGERSMNTYLGISAELGPDDVNPSVFQGAGWLFLEGYLFDKPKGKEAFLKAAQSCHQAGGQAGIALSDPFCVDRHRADFRRLVAGPMDYVIGNIHEWTSLYQVTDLEEALRLASADCGTVVCTRSGDDAILIREGERVTAPVHRVVPVDATGAGDQFAAGLIYGLALGAPLAVAGRMGCVAAAEVIGHVGPRPERDLRADFRAEGLV